Part of the Melopsittacus undulatus isolate bMelUnd1 chromosome 7, bMelUnd1.mat.Z, whole genome shotgun sequence genome is shown below.
AATGCCActtgttccttttattttccattttattcttaaatgaGGCTTCATTCATAAGTGAATAAAAAAGCAACTCTTTAAGTAGGATGCTTGGGAGAACAGCAATCAGTTTCCCCGCCTACATATATGTCTCTTGGGAAGATGCATGGCATGCTGAACAAGTTTTCCCTCATTCTCTGTACCTTAGTCTGACTGGAGTTAAAATTTGtatctgcaggaaaaaagaggtgcttttattttgtaaaaagcTTATCAAATACTAGCTTAATTCATCCCTTAGAgtctttaaaacattaaaaaccacATTCGAAGCAACCAAGGAAGTCTACAAAAACATAGTCATGCATAAGCTCTGTGTTTCATGCTAAATATTCGTGTTgacagggagagggagaggaggacGAGGAGGAAGGGAAACTATGGCTCATCAGAGCCATTGCAACATTCAAGTAATTTGGTAGTAGATAAACCAGTGGAAACATGGAATGGTAAGAAAGTGCTCAGCACTACATCGCAGCCTTCCAGAGTTGAACTGCAAACATCCTTGATATGTATCATAAATATATGGCACTTCTGTATGACCAAAAGCTGGCGAGTTTGCTTGTGACTGAAGCAGGTCAGGAGTAGTCATCATCCCAATGGTTACTGATGGCCCTGCAATAGGCACAGCTTCCAGTCGTGCTACTCGATGCAGCACTAGCCATATCTACTTGTGCATGCAAGACAATGCTGCCACATTCTTGGAGAATAAGCCTCCTGTCCAGCAGAAAGCCCTCTCCAGACACACATACATTCATACAACATGCTATAAATTCTTCAGTGAGGTTAAGGACAGCCACAAAcagcaaatgttttgttttacttgtttttgGCCAGCAGTTCTCAGTCTGTCCAATTGCCAGCAATGGACTTAGTAACAGGCAAAAAGAGTTCCTGAATCcaaagaactgaaaagcaaaggaaagcacAATCACCTAAGTTTGTTTTCAGTACTGTTCCACAGGATTCACTTTGACATTGAGTAAGGAACCAACTCACACAAAGGCTTGAGTCCTAGGAAGAATCTTATGTACACAAAAACTGGCCTTTATCCATGTTTCCTGTCACAAAGCGTTTAATCTTGTAGTTTAACTTCTTAAAAATTTTGGCTTTTGGTGACCTTCCATATGACAAATATGCACAGGTTTGCTGGTACGCTCATGTTCCATCACAGTAGCTTCAAATACATTCAAATTCATAAAAAAGGATGTAGACCAGAACACAACTATTTGCCCTTTTCCAATGATGTCCTGAATTTCAATGAGCACATGATGATGCTTAGCAACAGTGTTACTGTTTCAAGGAATTTCACCATACAGACATCCAGTGCTTGAACAAGAGTTCACATTCCAATAGTCAAAAATACCCTCTCCCTTATTTCAGTAACGGCTTCAGTATTTTACCAATTGCAGTCCGGTTTGCATCTTTCAGTTTAAGAGAGGTCTTCTcccctgctccttgctcctTTGGTGCAGGTTCTACTTTAGTGCTGATGGCTTCTTCCTGCAGGATGCTTCTTCCAACCATTCTGGCACTATTTGCTCTCTTTAAGGTACTCACATTGTTCTCCTTTGGACTCGGATCATCAGAGGTCGCTGCTGGCTTTGCTTTAGGCAGCCTCTGGGACACAGACCTTGTGATGGTTGGAGGTCTGGACGAGGTGGACAGATCCACTTTCGCACGCTTTGAAGAAGAAGCCACCGTATTCCTCGCAAAGTTTGGGACAGCAGATGGTGTTCTGGGAACACTGGCTGTGGCAACCTTGGTGTCATCTGTAGGGGCCTGGGGTTTTACACTGGAGCGACACATCTTCATTTCATCTGTCTTTGATTTGACATTACTCCTAACAGGTTTAGAGCTTGGCTTCTTAAGAGAGACTCTGTCCCTCTCAAAATGGGCACTGCTCGAGGTGAAAGTGCCTCTTTGTAACCTTGGCTCTTCTACTGACATGCTGTGCCTGTAGGGACTTCTTGGCAGCGTGTCTGTTGTGCCTCGGACAGAGCTGCGGTGCGAGAACCGGCTTTCCACTGTGCTAGTTTCACGAGGTGCTGGCTTGGCTTCTGGCTTTTTCACACTGCTTGGTGCTCTGTTTGACCGAGAAATGGGCACCACTTTCCTCATACTTTCATTCTCAGAGGCATTCAAAGTTCTTACAGGCCTGGAAGGAGCTGTGTGGCTAGAGCGAGTGCCACTGGATTTTGAGGAGCTTGGAGATCTGTCTTTCAGAGAGTTTCTCTTTGGTCCTGCTGAGTCCCTGTTTTTTATGGGCTTTTCTTTAGGAAGGGCATGCTTGCTATTGGCATCATCCTTATCATTTGCTGAAGTGTGAAGATCCTTGGCAGAAGCAGAATTCAGGTTTGAGAAGAATGTTCTAGCTCTGCATTGAGCATTATTCCCAGAAGAGCGTGCTTTGCCAGCCCCAATTCTTATTTCATTGCCTGCAGATTTAAAGTCATTTCCCTCTTCAGAGTCCAGTGTCAAAGAACAATCAGTTGTTGTGTCTGACACATAGAACATTGGCCCATCTTCCCTACTTCCTGAAACGCTTGTATCCATAGATACAGGGCTGCTACTGCTGGGCTCTGAAGCTTCACTCTTGCAACCCACTGCTTTGGCTTTATGGTCATGGGCCTCTCTGGAACTTCTGCAAGCTGGAGGCAGGTCATCATCGGCAGTGCTAAGGGAATGAAAGCTTAGATCATCTAGAGTCTCCAGGTCTGTCCCACCAGCATCCTCCAAATAGATTAAAGGTGTTTCCTCTGCAGGCTTCGCTCCTTGAATATCAAACTTATGTAATCCTTTAACAAGTTCACGCTCCTCAATTGCAAGGGCCAGAGCATTTATATCTGTGGACTCCTCGCAGGACACATTGGCAGTGTGCACATTGAAGTCGGTGCTTCTTTGTGAGTAACGGGTACCAGGACCGGTTGAGCCGCTGAAGTGACTGGGCTGAGCTGGAGGCACCTGCAGTAGGCCACCACTTTTCACTTTGATTTCAGACTGTTGGTCTAAGTGCAATGTATTTAAGTTGAGATCTCTTGTTTCTTTGGATTCAGTCCAGGCTACATTTGGTCTTGCTTGTCGGGTATTTGCACGGGGAAGGCTGTTAAACTTGTTTGGATCCTCATCTTTTGAGATTTCCAGGAAACTCTGCAACTCCCTGTCTGCAGTAATCCCCAAAGAAAGTCGAGAGCGT
Proteins encoded:
- the FHDC1 gene encoding FH2 domain-containing protein 1, with protein sequence MHVMNCLSLVNDKENGAIPVAKGLMNEDTTTAPQLSQPAALLPPPPCPLAGAPAAPPLPPGMPPPPPPPPPLPGPNIPLPPQLINGHDSHGKKKRMRSFFWKTIPEEQVRGKTNIWTIAARQQYQIDTKTIEELFGQQEETKPQDLRSRSLKSSFKETKEEVSILDAKRSMNIGIFLKQFKKSAESIIEDIYHGRSELYDSELLHEFLKLLPEAEEVKKLKAFDGDVSKLSQADSFMYLLIQVPNYALRIEAMVLEREFSPSCASLQDDMKIIRRATKELMTCEELHSILHLVLQAGNIMNAGGYAGNAVGFKLSSLLKLADTKANKPGMSLLHFVALEAQKKDAALLSFSEKIRDVHDAARLSIDNIEAELHSLSFKARSVKDSIQRDPKLFHQMESFLQFAVRHLKELEHQKQELQKEGNALIDFFCEDKETMKLDECFQIFRDFCIRFNKAVKENREREIQELHNLQRRKELEEKRRSWAAGELGNFGRSSSENDVEMLAKKGLEEFLPFLQQRSQIPSYRNPNSRRSRLSLGITADRELQSFLEISKDEDPNKFNSLPRANTRQARPNVAWTESKETRDLNLNTLHLDQQSEIKVKSGGLLQVPPAQPSHFSGSTGPGTRYSQRSTDFNVHTANVSCEESTDINALALAIEERELVKGLHKFDIQGAKPAEETPLIYLEDAGGTDLETLDDLSFHSLSTADDDLPPACRSSREAHDHKAKAVGCKSEASEPSSSSPVSMDTSVSGSREDGPMFYVSDTTTDCSLTLDSEEGNDFKSAGNEIRIGAGKARSSGNNAQCRARTFFSNLNSASAKDLHTSANDKDDANSKHALPKEKPIKNRDSAGPKRNSLKDRSPSSSKSSGTRSSHTAPSRPVRTLNASENESMRKVVPISRSNRAPSSVKKPEAKPAPRETSTVESRFSHRSSVRGTTDTLPRSPYRHSMSVEEPRLQRGTFTSSSAHFERDRVSLKKPSSKPVRSNVKSKTDEMKMCRSSVKPQAPTDDTKVATASVPRTPSAVPNFARNTVASSSKRAKVDLSTSSRPPTITRSVSQRLPKAKPAATSDDPSPKENNVSTLKRANSARMVGRSILQEEAISTKVEPAPKEQGAGEKTSLKLKDANRTAIGKILKPLLK